The Mycolicibacterium mageritense genome contains a region encoding:
- a CDS encoding aminotransferase class I/II-fold pyridoxal phosphate-dependent enzyme — MSYHSLGRDELLAQHELQQRNYAELQAKQLKLDLTRGKPAPAQLDLSNALLSLPGDDYRDRDGTDTRNYGGLHGLPELREIFGELLGIPVQNLIAGNNASLELMHDSIVFSLLHGGVDSPRPWGQEPAVKFLCPSPGYDRHFAITESLGIEMIPVPMREDGPDVDLIEELVAADPAIKGMWCVPVYSNPTGVTYSWETVRRLVQMRTAAPDFRLMWDNAYAVHTLTPEFVRQVDVLGLAEAAGNPNRPLVFASTSKITFAGAGVSFLGGSLGNIAWYLQHAGKKSIGPDKVNQLRHLRFFGDADGVRLQMQRHREIIAPKFALVAEILEDRLGESKIGSWTDPKGGYFVSLDVWPGTAKRTIALAKDAGIAVTEAGSAFPYRKDPEDKNIRIAPTFPTESDVREAVDGLATCALLAATESLLGE, encoded by the coding sequence GTGTCGTACCACTCTCTCGGCCGCGACGAACTGCTCGCGCAGCACGAACTGCAGCAGCGCAACTACGCAGAACTGCAGGCCAAGCAGCTGAAACTCGACCTCACGCGCGGCAAGCCCGCGCCGGCGCAGCTGGATCTGTCGAACGCGCTGCTGAGCCTGCCCGGTGACGACTACCGCGACCGTGACGGCACCGACACCCGCAACTACGGCGGCCTGCACGGGCTGCCCGAGCTGCGGGAGATCTTCGGCGAGCTGCTCGGCATCCCGGTGCAGAACCTGATCGCGGGCAACAACGCGAGCCTGGAGTTGATGCACGACAGCATCGTGTTCTCGCTGTTGCACGGCGGTGTGGACTCGCCCCGGCCCTGGGGTCAAGAGCCTGCTGTCAAGTTCCTGTGCCCGTCACCCGGCTATGACCGGCACTTCGCGATCACCGAGTCCTTGGGCATCGAGATGATCCCGGTGCCGATGCGCGAGGACGGGCCCGACGTCGACCTCATCGAGGAACTCGTCGCGGCCGACCCGGCCATCAAGGGCATGTGGTGTGTGCCGGTGTACTCCAACCCGACCGGGGTCACGTATTCGTGGGAGACGGTCCGGCGTTTGGTCCAAATGCGCACGGCCGCACCCGATTTCCGGTTGATGTGGGACAACGCCTACGCCGTGCACACGCTCACCCCGGAGTTCGTCCGGCAGGTCGACGTGCTGGGACTGGCCGAGGCCGCGGGCAACCCGAACCGGCCGCTGGTGTTCGCCTCGACCTCCAAGATCACCTTCGCGGGAGCCGGCGTGAGCTTCCTGGGCGGCTCACTGGGCAACATCGCGTGGTACCTGCAGCACGCAGGCAAGAAGTCGATCGGCCCGGACAAGGTCAACCAGTTGCGGCACCTGCGGTTCTTCGGCGACGCGGACGGCGTCCGGCTGCAGATGCAGCGCCACCGCGAGATCATCGCGCCGAAGTTCGCACTGGTGGCCGAGATCCTCGAAGACCGCCTGGGCGAGTCGAAGATCGGGTCGTGGACCGACCCCAAGGGCGGCTACTTCGTGAGCCTCGACGTGTGGCCAGGCACGGCCAAGCGCACCATCGCGCTGGCCAAGGACGCCGGCATCGCGGTGACCGAGGCCGGATCGGCATTCCCGTACCGGAAAGACCCGGAGGACAAGAACATTCGCATCGCGCCGACGTTCCCGACGGAGTCCGACGTGCGGGAAGCGGTCGACGGCCTGGCCACCTGCGCGCTGCTCGCGGCCACCGAGTCACTGCTCGGCGAGTAG
- a CDS encoding DNA polymerase III subunits gamma/tau, whose translation MALYRKYRPATFAEVVGQEHVTEPLSTALTAGRINHAYLFSGPRGCGKTSSARILARSLNCVDGPTPTPCGVCDSCVALAPNGPGNVDVVELDAASHGGVDDTRELRDRAFYAPAQSRYRIFIVDEAHMVTTAGFNALLKIVEEPPDHLIFVFATTEPEKVLPTIRSRTHHYPFRLLAPRTMRPLLERICGEENVEVDDAVYPLVIRAGGGSPRDTLSVLDQLLAGAEGNRIAYQRALALLGATDMALIDDAVEALAAGDAAALFGAVESVIDAGHDPRRFATDLLERFRDLIVLQAVPDAAARGVVDAPADVLDRMREQADRLGSATLTRYAEVVHAGLGEMRGATAPRLLLEVVCARLLLPSAHDTESALLQRIERIETRLDMSIPAGEAAAARPAEPAKTYTRRSQAAATPPAPTPAPDPEPAPPPPAVVAPPPAPPAPEPEPEPERMPEPVATAQAPEPEPEPEPEPAPAEQPAPGGEPNAAAVRSMWTTVREKVRERSRTTEVMLSGAIVRAVEGKTLVLSHESPPLAKRLTESRNADVIRDALKDALGVDWQIRCEVGTVEAAAPPPPKAAKPPPRIPTRPGRTIPEPEPVPDPEPTVDDEEEMLAEASQGEAGPRRDPEEVALELLQNELGARKIEG comes from the coding sequence GTGGCTCTCTACCGCAAGTACCGTCCGGCAACCTTCGCCGAAGTGGTCGGCCAGGAGCACGTCACCGAGCCGTTGTCCACGGCGCTGACCGCGGGCCGCATCAACCACGCCTACCTGTTCTCCGGGCCCCGTGGCTGCGGCAAGACGTCGTCGGCGCGCATCCTGGCCCGCTCACTGAACTGTGTGGACGGCCCGACCCCCACCCCGTGCGGGGTGTGCGACTCGTGCGTCGCGCTGGCACCCAACGGGCCGGGCAACGTCGACGTCGTCGAACTCGACGCGGCCAGCCACGGCGGCGTCGACGACACCCGTGAGCTGCGGGACCGGGCGTTCTACGCGCCTGCCCAGTCGCGGTACCGCATCTTCATCGTCGACGAGGCGCACATGGTCACCACGGCCGGATTCAACGCGCTGCTCAAGATCGTCGAGGAGCCGCCGGACCACCTGATCTTCGTGTTCGCCACCACCGAGCCTGAGAAAGTGCTGCCGACCATCCGGTCGCGCACCCACCACTACCCGTTCCGGTTGCTCGCGCCGCGCACCATGCGCCCGCTGCTCGAACGGATCTGTGGCGAAGAGAACGTCGAGGTGGACGACGCGGTGTACCCGCTCGTCATCCGGGCCGGCGGTGGCTCGCCGCGTGACACGCTCTCGGTGCTCGACCAACTGCTGGCCGGGGCCGAAGGCAACCGGATCGCCTACCAGCGGGCGTTGGCCCTGCTCGGCGCCACCGACATGGCGTTGATCGACGACGCCGTGGAAGCCTTGGCGGCCGGGGACGCCGCGGCCCTGTTCGGTGCGGTCGAATCGGTGATCGACGCGGGCCACGACCCGCGCCGGTTCGCGACCGACCTGCTGGAGCGCTTCCGCGACCTGATCGTGTTGCAGGCGGTTCCCGACGCGGCCGCACGCGGCGTGGTCGACGCACCCGCCGACGTGCTGGACCGCATGCGCGAGCAGGCCGACCGGTTGGGCTCGGCCACCCTGACCCGCTACGCCGAGGTGGTGCACGCCGGGCTGGGCGAGATGCGTGGAGCCACCGCCCCGCGGCTGCTGTTGGAGGTCGTGTGCGCCCGGCTGCTGCTGCCGTCGGCGCATGACACCGAGTCCGCGCTGCTGCAGCGCATCGAACGCATCGAGACCCGGCTCGACATGTCGATCCCGGCCGGGGAGGCCGCGGCGGCCCGGCCTGCCGAACCGGCCAAGACCTACACGCGCCGCAGCCAGGCCGCCGCGACACCGCCGGCACCCACGCCTGCACCTGACCCCGAGCCGGCACCGCCGCCGCCGGCCGTTGTGGCACCCCCACCAGCACCGCCGGCTCCCGAGCCCGAGCCCGAGCCGGAACGCATGCCCGAGCCGGTGGCGACGGCGCAGGCACCCGAACCGGAGCCCGAGCCCGAACCGGAACCTGCGCCTGCTGAGCAGCCCGCCCCTGGCGGCGAACCCAACGCGGCCGCGGTGCGGTCGATGTGGACGACGGTGCGCGAGAAGGTCCGCGAGCGCAGCCGCACCACCGAGGTCATGCTGTCGGGTGCCATCGTGCGGGCGGTCGAGGGGAAAACCCTTGTGCTGTCCCATGAATCACCCCCGTTGGCCAAACGGTTGACCGAGTCGCGCAATGCCGACGTCATCCGCGACGCGTTGAAGGACGCGCTCGGGGTGGACTGGCAGATCCGGTGCGAGGTCGGCACGGTCGAGGCGGCCGCGCCGCCGCCACCCAAGGCCGCGAAGCCGCCGCCACGGATTCCCACCCGGCCGGGCCGCACCATCCCCGAGCCCGAACCGGTGCCCGATCCGGAGCCGACCGTCGACGACGAGGAAGAAATGCTCGCCGAGGCCTCGCAGGGTGAGGCCGGGCCACGGCGCGACCCCGAAGAGGTTGCGCTGGAACTGCTGCAGAACGAACTGGGCGCGCGCAAGATCGAGGGTTAG